Proteins found in one Thunnus maccoyii chromosome 5, fThuMac1.1, whole genome shotgun sequence genomic segment:
- the ucmab gene encoding unique cartilage matrix-associated protein — protein MSWTYTTLLALLTVLLALSLSPEADSAAVSSSTGSGKDPQGPLKKIFMKEADASNFFQQRSRRGVKSQDEIDAEQRQVLAADERKREFHEKRRNEFENYAEEENDEQDERTRESSEQWREFHYDGMHPPQ, from the exons ATGTCCTGGACATACACAACCCTCCTGGCGCTCCTCACTGTGCTTCTTGCACTTTCCT TGTCTCCAGAGGCCGACTCTGCAGCTGTATCCAGCAGCACAGGCAGCGGTAAAGATCCACAAG GTCCACTGAAGAAGATCTTCATGAAGGAGGCCGATGCCTCAAACTTCTTCCAACAGCGCAGCAGACGGGGTGTGAAGTCTCAGGATGAGATCGATG CTGAGCAGAGGCAGGTTCTGGCTGCAGACGAACGTAAGAGAGAGTTCCACGAGAAGAGGAGGAACGAGTTCGAGAACTACGCTGAAGAGGAGAATGATG AACAAGATGAGAGGACCAGAGAGAGCAGCGAGCAGTGGAGAGAGTTCCACTACGACGGGATGCATCCTCCACAATAA